One segment of Drosophila ananassae strain 14024-0371.13 chromosome 3R, ASM1763931v2, whole genome shotgun sequence DNA contains the following:
- the LOC6497124 gene encoding uncharacterized protein LOC6497124, translated as MIRSLIVVLSCCLILALGVSVEEVTEEFVGGTTPPIIDSGFPASYDELPELSSQDQDVLTANKINWLPVYEESDNLRLLREEELGQATTLLPETSPENPLLVKENKNCPTDGHRGLTNLIRVARPLLPASRLANILANAAEDPQVRNLIKLLRSDRFKEQVSRLRSSKQHQILLAFICQKLQLDPTVYIQFVRVFLNVHTSEPPTSPLPNRRQGIRGLFQDLRDALPRAALRDMYLRLYASDSQLANSVRLIRGVEFRRLLRNLRGLKEYQLIVEELEKSGVSVRQVHMLVSNALGWSSVDFGSETSIVDV; from the coding sequence ATGATCCGGTCGCTTATCGTCGTCCTCAGTTGTTGCCTGATCTTGGCCTTGGGAGTCTCCGTGGAGGAGGTCACCGAAGAGTTTGTGGGAGGCACCACTCCACCGATCATTGATTCTGGTTTCCCTGCTAGCTATGATGAGCTGCCTGAGCTCTCTTCCCAGGACCAGGATGTCCTTACGGCCAACAAGATCAACTGGCTCCCGGTATATGAAGAGTCGGATAACTTGAGACTGCTCCGGGAAGAAGAACTGGGCCAGGCTACCACTCTCCTTCCTGAAACCTCTCCAGAAAATCCATTATTGGTcaaggaaaacaaaaactgCCCAACTGATGGTCATCGTGGACTGACCAACCTCATCCGCGTGGCTCGTCCACTTCTGCCCGCCTCCCGTCTGGCTAACATCCTTGCCAACGCTGCCGAGGATCCCCAGGTGCGAAACCTGATTAAATTGCTGCGCAGCGATCGTTTCAAGGAGCAGGTGTCACGCCTAAGGTCCTCCAAGCAGCACCAGATCCTGCTGGCCTTTATCTGCCAAAAGCTCCAGCTGGATCCCACCGTTTACATCCAGTTTGTGAGGGTCTTCCTGAATGTCCATACATCTGAGCCGCCAACCAGTCCGCTTCCCAACCGTCGCCAGGGAATTCGAGGCCTGTTCCAGGATCTTCGGGATGCCCTGCCCCGCGCCGCCTTGAGGGATATGTACCTCCGTCTCTATGCTTCAGACTCGCAGTTGGCCAACTCGGTGCGTCTCATCCGTGGTGTTGAGTTCCGGCGACTGTTGCGGAATCTGCGAGGCTTGAAGGAGTACCAATTGATTGTCGAGGAGCTGGAGAAATCGGGAGTGTCCGTTCGGCAGGTTCATATGTTGGTGTCCAATGCCTTGGGCTGGAGTTCCGTTGACTTTGGATCTGAGACCTCGATTGTGGATGTCTAA